Proteins encoded within one genomic window of Cucumis sativus cultivar 9930 chromosome 3, Cucumber_9930_V3, whole genome shotgun sequence:
- the LOC101213801 gene encoding uncharacterized protein LOC101213801, translated as MLKSTEELGENGSRRHETSENNEYVRLVIANETIPLELEILQPQEKSENTFSLKWWIKVSLWSIISIVFLLAFFKWGVPFLFEKVIIPIMKWEATAFGRPMLALMLVASLALFPVFFIPSGPSMWLAGMIFGYGLGFVIIMVGTTIGMVLPYLIGLLFRDRIHQWLMRWPKKAEMLRLAGEGSWFRQFQVVALFRVSPFPYTIFNYAIVVTSMRFWPYLCGSIAGMIPEAFIYIYSGRLMRTLADVQYGKQHLTTVEIVYNVISFIIAIITIVIFTVYAKRMLNSLQMAEDDRKYSVSHPGCFEVENLSHERSPINVMKEDRAVEEVVAEITHKIRVAGILDKVERAPKPSDQFRG; from the exons ATGCTCAAATCAACGGAAGAACTAGGTGAAAATGGAAGTAGGAGGCATGAAACAAGTGAGAACAATGAATATGTAAGGCTGGTCATTGCCAATGAAACAATTCCTTTGGAATTAGAGATTCTACAGCCTCAAGAAAAATCAGAAAACACATTTTCTTTGAAGTGGTGGATCAAAGTCTCACTATGGAGCATTATTAGTATTGTATTTCTTCTTGCTTTCTTCAAGTGGGGAGTGCCCTTTCTTTTTGAGAAG GTTATCATCCCAATCATGAAGTGGGAAGCTACTGCCTTTGGTAGACCTATGCTTGCACTAATGCTTGTGGCTTCTCTGGCATTATTTCCCGTATTTTTTATTCCCTCTGGCCCTTCAATGTGGTTGGCGGGTATGATCTTTGGCTATGGCCTTGGGTTCGTTATAATAATGGTTGGAACAACTATTGGGATGGTCCTGCCATATTTAATTGGATTACTTTTCCGTGATCGAATTCAT CAATGGTTAATGAGATGGCCTAAGAAAGCTGAAATGCTCCGGCTTGCTGGGGAAGGGAGCTGGTTTCGTCAGTTTCAAGTTGTTGCACTCTTTAGGGTTTCACCATTTCCCTACactattttcaattatgcaaTTGTCGTAACAAGTATGAGGTTTTGGCCCTACTTGTGCGGGTCAATTGCAGGAATGATACCTGAGGCtttcatttacatttacag TGGTCGGCTAATGAGGACACTAGCAGATGTACAATATGGAAAACAGCATCTGACAACTGTTGAGATTGTGTATAACGTCATCTCCTTTATCATCGCCATCATCACTATTGTTATTTTCACTGTTTATGCAAAAAGGATGCTGAACAGCCTTCAAATGGCAGAAGATGATAGAAAGTATTCGGTCTCCCACCCTGGCTGTTTTGAGGTGGAGAATCTTTCACATGAAAG ATCTCCAATCAATGTGATGAAGGAAGATAGAGCGGTAGAAGAGGTTGTAGCTGAGATTACCCACAAAATAAGAGTTGCTGGAATACTTGATAAAGTGGAAAGGGCTCCTAAACCAAGCGATCAGTTTAGAGGGTGA